In Paenibacillus sp. FSL M7-0420, a single genomic region encodes these proteins:
- the purB gene encoding adenylosuccinate lyase has product MIERYSRPEMRAIWTEENKFNAWLEVEICACEAWAELGVIPHEDAAKLRKDAKFDIARIDEIELETRHDVIAFTRAVSESLGSERKWVHYGLTSTDVVDTALGYLLRQANEILEQDIIRFIEILKDKAIAYKDTPMMGRTHGVHAEPTTFGLKMALWYEEMKRNLERFRHAANGVQFGKISGAVGTYANIDPFVEEFVCRKLGTSPAPISTQTLQRDRHAEYMAALALVATSLDKFATEIRALQKSEIREVEEAFAKGQKGSSAMPHKRNPIGCENISGLSRVIRGHMMTAYENVSLWHERDISHSSVERIILPDATMLLNYMLNRFGNIVKNLTVFPENMKRNMNRTFGVPFSGRILTKLIDKGFSREQAYDTVQPRAMQAWEEQTQFRDIVEATPEITAVLSAEEIEDAFNPSWHLKHVDTIFRKLELI; this is encoded by the coding sequence ATGATTGAACGTTACAGCAGACCTGAGATGCGGGCCATATGGACCGAAGAGAATAAATTCAACGCGTGGCTGGAGGTTGAGATTTGCGCCTGTGAGGCGTGGGCCGAACTGGGAGTGATCCCGCATGAGGATGCCGCGAAGCTGCGTAAGGATGCCAAATTCGATATCGCGCGGATTGATGAGATTGAACTGGAAACGCGCCATGATGTGATTGCTTTTACCCGTGCCGTATCCGAGAGTCTTGGCTCAGAGCGCAAATGGGTGCATTACGGACTAACCTCGACAGATGTGGTCGATACGGCGCTGGGTTACCTGCTGCGTCAGGCCAACGAGATTCTGGAGCAGGATATTATCCGGTTCATTGAGATTCTAAAAGACAAAGCCATCGCCTACAAGGATACCCCGATGATGGGCCGTACTCATGGCGTACATGCCGAGCCAACAACATTCGGCCTGAAGATGGCGCTGTGGTATGAGGAAATGAAGCGGAACCTGGAGCGTTTCCGTCATGCCGCCAATGGCGTACAATTCGGCAAAATCTCCGGGGCGGTCGGCACCTATGCCAACATCGACCCGTTCGTGGAAGAATTCGTCTGCCGCAAGCTGGGCACCAGCCCGGCACCAATCTCCACCCAGACGCTGCAGCGTGACCGTCATGCAGAGTATATGGCGGCGCTGGCACTGGTTGCTACTTCCCTCGACAAGTTCGCTACCGAGATCCGCGCTTTGCAGAAGAGTGAGATCCGCGAGGTAGAGGAGGCTTTTGCCAAGGGTCAAAAGGGTTCATCCGCTATGCCGCACAAGCGTAACCCGATTGGCTGCGAGAACATCTCCGGCCTGTCGCGCGTCATCCGCGGCCATATGATGACAGCTTACGAGAACGTGTCGCTGTGGCATGAGCGCGATATTTCGCATTCTTCCGTAGAACGGATCATCCTGCCGGATGCGACCATGCTGCTGAACTATATGCTGAACCGCTTCGGCAATATCGTGAAGAACCTGACCGTATTCCCTGAGAATATGAAGCGCAACATGAACCGTACCTTCGGCGTTCCGTTCTCCGGCCGTATTCTGACGAAGCTGATCGACAAGGGCTTCAGCCGCGAGCAGGCGTACGACACTGTTCAGCCGCGTGCGATGCAGGCCTGGGAGGAGCAGACCCAGTTCCGTGACATCGTGGAAGCAACCCCGGAGATCACGGCCGTGCTTAGCGCAGAAGAGATCGAGGATGCGTTCAATCCTTCCTGGCATCTGAAGCATGTGGACACCATCTTCCGCAAGCTGGAACTAATCTAA
- a CDS encoding phosphoribosylaminoimidazolesuccinocarboxamide synthase, which produces MTSSAVSTAVELVNAPLLYKGKVRELYDLGDEVLIVVTDRISAFDYVLDPAVPDKGNVLNRLSAFWFGQTRELIENHVVHIEVDKLGDIVKDREALKNRIMVVRKAERIDIECVVRGCITGGGWRQYQETGKVNGIVLPKGLHKNAVLAEPIFTPAAKNDVGHDEDIPFEQMQEQIGAELALELKEKSLKLFAFARAYCEERGIILADCKFEFGLLDGKVILIDEIFTPDASRFWAKDKYALDIEIDSMDKEPVRTYLSASSWDKNSKPDPLPPEVVEETSRRYLDIYHRLTGKSL; this is translated from the coding sequence ATGACATCATCGGCCGTATCCACTGCCGTGGAACTTGTAAATGCGCCGCTGCTCTACAAAGGCAAGGTTCGTGAGCTGTATGATTTGGGGGATGAGGTACTGATCGTGGTGACAGACCGCATCTCTGCCTTCGACTATGTGCTGGACCCGGCGGTGCCGGATAAGGGCAATGTGCTCAACCGGCTCAGCGCCTTCTGGTTCGGCCAGACCCGGGAGCTGATCGAGAACCATGTGGTGCATATCGAGGTGGACAAGCTCGGGGATATTGTGAAGGACCGTGAAGCGCTGAAGAACCGGATCATGGTCGTCCGCAAAGCCGAGCGGATTGATATCGAATGTGTCGTGCGCGGCTGCATTACCGGCGGCGGCTGGCGGCAGTATCAGGAGACCGGCAAGGTGAACGGAATCGTGCTTCCTAAGGGACTGCACAAGAATGCAGTGCTGGCCGAACCGATTTTCACACCGGCAGCCAAAAATGATGTCGGCCATGATGAGGATATCCCTTTTGAGCAGATGCAGGAGCAGATCGGCGCAGAGCTTGCGCTGGAGCTGAAGGAGAAGAGCCTGAAGCTGTTCGCTTTTGCCAGAGCCTATTGTGAAGAACGCGGCATCATCCTCGCCGATTGCAAATTCGAGTTCGGTCTGCTGGACGGTAAGGTGATTCTGATCGATGAGATTTTCACGCCGGATGCTTCCCGCTTCTGGGCCAAGGACAAGTACGCACTAGATATCGAGATCGACAGCATGGATAAGGAGCCGGTCCGCACGTACCTGTCAGCCTCCTCCTGGGACAAGAACAGTAAGCCGGACCCGTTGCCGCCTGAGGTGGTTGAAGAGACGTCGCGCCGGTATCTGGATATCTATCACCGCCTGACCGGGAAGTCGTTATAG
- the purS gene encoding phosphoribosylformylglycinamidine synthase subunit PurS — MLKATVYVTIKKSVLDPQGVAVQGALHSVGFQEVESLRIGKYMELTLDTDNRAEAEGRLKEMCEKLLANTVIEDYRYELED, encoded by the coding sequence ATGTTAAAAGCGACAGTCTACGTCACCATCAAGAAAAGCGTGCTCGACCCTCAGGGAGTTGCCGTGCAGGGCGCCCTGCATTCCGTTGGATTCCAGGAAGTTGAAAGTCTGCGGATCGGCAAATATATGGAGCTGACCTTGGATACCGATAACCGCGCAGAAGCGGAAGGACGCCTGAAGGAAATGTGCGAGAAGCTGCTGGCCAACACGGTGATCGAGGATTACCGCTACGAATTGGAGGACTAA
- the purQ gene encoding phosphoribosylformylglycinamidine synthase subunit PurQ — translation MKFAVLVFPGSNCDIDCYKAVEDSLGEPVDYVWHTATDLSAYDCILVPGGFSYGDYLRCGAISRFAPVMAEVAKAAEQGKFVLGICNGFQILTEAGLLPGALRRNMSMKFRCHDTVLKVVNNTTPFTIDYAKDEEIVIPIAHGEGNYYCDEETLAELQANNQIVFTYSDNPNGSVADIAGVSNRAGNVVGMMPHPERAANSLLGSEDGKRMFTSILKTWRDRYDAASIR, via the coding sequence ATGAAATTTGCGGTACTTGTCTTTCCAGGCTCCAATTGTGACATTGACTGCTACAAGGCAGTAGAAGACAGTCTTGGCGAACCAGTAGATTATGTATGGCATACAGCGACAGACCTGTCGGCGTATGACTGCATCCTTGTACCTGGCGGCTTCTCTTATGGTGACTATCTGCGCTGCGGCGCAATCTCCCGGTTCGCTCCGGTAATGGCTGAAGTGGCTAAGGCGGCAGAGCAGGGCAAATTCGTGCTTGGTATCTGCAACGGGTTCCAGATTCTGACCGAGGCGGGGCTCCTGCCGGGCGCGCTGCGCCGCAACATGTCGATGAAGTTCCGTTGTCATGACACGGTGCTTAAGGTCGTTAATAACACAACCCCGTTTACTATTGACTATGCGAAGGATGAAGAGATCGTCATTCCGATCGCGCATGGCGAAGGCAATTATTATTGTGATGAAGAGACGCTCGCAGAGCTGCAAGCAAATAATCAGATCGTATTCACCTACAGTGACAACCCGAACGGTTCGGTGGCTGATATTGCCGGAGTCAGTAATAGGGCGGGCAATGTAGTCGGCATGATGCCTCACCCGGAGCGTGCAGCCAATAGCCTGCTGGGCTCGGAAGACGGCAAACGGATGTTCACATCCATTCTCAAGACATGGAGGGATCGTTATGACGCAGCAAGTATCCGCTAA
- the purL gene encoding phosphoribosylformylglycinamidine synthase subunit PurL — MTQQVSAKEPTAEQIAEQKIYSQFGVSDSEYELITSFMGRKPNYTEIGVFSVMWSEHCAYKNSKPLLSRFPTSGPKVLMGPGEGAGIVDIGDNQAVVFKIESHNHPSAVEPYQGAATGVGGIIRDIFSMGARPVALLNSLRFGKLESDRVKYLFEHVVSGIAGYGNCIGIPTVGGEIMFDNSYDGNPLVNAMCVGLIDHDKIQRGVAKGVGNPVFYVGPPTGRDGIHGATFASVELSEESEAKKTAVQVGDPFMEKLVMESCLELIDSGIVLGIQDMGAAGLTCSSAEMASKAGNGLELYLDQVPQREDGMTPYEMMLSESQERMLFVVEPKDEAQAQEIFDRWGVICRKVGKVTDDGRLKLFHHGEVVGDMPVKALVDECPIYNKPSAVPAYYEENASIDTLRYEEVTDLGGALRTVLGSPTVASKAWVYNQYDYMVRTSTAVRPGSDAAVVTIHGTRKGLAMTTDCNGRYVYLDPEVGGRIAVSEAARNIVCSGAQPLAITDNLNFGSPEKPEIFWQMERAVDGMAEACRVLDTPVIGGNVSLYNENASGAIYPTPVVGMVGLIEDTDHITTQAFKQEGDAVLLLGVTKAELGGSEFQYAVHGVTEGRPPELDLATERKLLDAVLATIRSGLVRSAHDLSEGGLAGALAESCISGGIGANIELSAGGLRPDVALFSESQSRILLTSAPDRAEELKAAVAAYGVPVEIIGTVGGDRLRVDLDGSAALDEAVTELKTIWEDAIPCLMK, encoded by the coding sequence ATGACGCAGCAAGTATCCGCTAAGGAGCCGACCGCAGAGCAGATCGCGGAGCAGAAAATCTACAGTCAGTTCGGTGTATCAGACAGCGAATATGAGCTCATTACCTCCTTCATGGGACGTAAACCCAACTATACAGAAATCGGTGTGTTCAGCGTCATGTGGTCTGAGCACTGTGCATATAAGAACTCCAAGCCGCTGCTGAGCCGCTTCCCGACAAGCGGGCCGAAGGTGCTGATGGGACCGGGCGAAGGCGCGGGCATCGTGGACATCGGTGATAACCAGGCCGTTGTCTTCAAAATCGAAAGCCACAACCATCCGTCGGCAGTAGAGCCTTATCAGGGCGCGGCGACCGGGGTGGGCGGGATTATCCGCGATATTTTCTCCATGGGAGCAAGACCGGTGGCGCTGCTGAACTCCCTGCGGTTCGGGAAGCTTGAGAGCGACCGGGTTAAATATCTGTTCGAGCATGTTGTGTCCGGGATCGCAGGCTACGGCAACTGTATCGGCATCCCTACCGTCGGCGGGGAAATTATGTTCGACAACAGCTATGACGGCAATCCGCTGGTGAACGCAATGTGTGTCGGTCTGATTGACCATGATAAAATCCAGCGCGGTGTCGCCAAAGGGGTAGGTAACCCCGTGTTCTACGTAGGTCCGCCTACTGGCCGTGACGGCATTCATGGTGCGACCTTCGCCTCTGTGGAGCTTAGTGAAGAATCCGAAGCTAAGAAAACAGCAGTTCAGGTCGGCGATCCGTTCATGGAGAAGCTGGTAATGGAATCCTGTCTGGAGCTGATCGACAGCGGCATCGTCCTCGGCATTCAGGATATGGGCGCAGCCGGACTGACCTGCTCCAGCGCGGAAATGGCGAGCAAGGCGGGTAATGGTCTGGAGCTGTATCTGGATCAGGTGCCGCAGCGTGAAGACGGGATGACCCCGTATGAAATGATGCTCTCGGAATCGCAGGAGCGGATGCTGTTCGTGGTGGAGCCTAAGGATGAGGCGCAGGCGCAGGAGATTTTTGACCGCTGGGGCGTGATCTGCCGCAAGGTGGGGAAGGTGACCGATGACGGCCGCCTGAAGCTGTTCCATCACGGCGAAGTGGTCGGTGATATGCCGGTGAAGGCGCTGGTAGATGAATGTCCGATTTATAACAAACCGTCTGCCGTTCCTGCTTACTATGAGGAGAATGCCTCTATTGATACACTTCGTTATGAGGAAGTGACTGATCTGGGCGGCGCGCTGCGTACAGTATTGGGCTCACCTACTGTAGCCAGCAAGGCTTGGGTATACAACCAATACGATTATATGGTCCGCACCAGTACGGCTGTTCGTCCGGGTTCCGATGCGGCTGTAGTAACTATCCACGGTACACGTAAGGGGCTGGCGATGACTACGGACTGTAATGGCCGTTACGTCTATCTCGACCCAGAAGTGGGCGGACGCATTGCTGTTAGCGAAGCGGCGCGCAATATCGTGTGCTCCGGTGCCCAGCCGCTGGCGATAACGGACAACCTGAACTTCGGCAGCCCGGAGAAGCCGGAGATCTTCTGGCAGATGGAGCGTGCGGTAGACGGTATGGCGGAAGCCTGCCGGGTGCTGGATACGCCGGTTATCGGCGGGAATGTCAGTCTGTACAATGAGAATGCTTCGGGAGCTATCTACCCGACACCGGTTGTCGGTATGGTAGGGCTCATTGAAGATACCGATCATATTACAACCCAGGCCTTCAAGCAGGAAGGCGATGCTGTATTGCTGCTTGGCGTGACGAAGGCAGAGCTGGGCGGCAGTGAATTCCAGTATGCCGTTCACGGAGTGACTGAAGGCCGTCCACCGGAGCTGGACTTGGCTACAGAGCGCAAGCTGCTGGATGCCGTACTTGCTACAATCCGCAGCGGTCTGGTCCGCTCGGCGCATGACTTGTCGGAAGGCGGTCTGGCCGGAGCACTGGCAGAGAGCTGTATCAGCGGCGGGATCGGCGCGAATATTGAGCTGTCTGCCGGCGGATTGCGCCCGGATGTGGCGCTGTTCAGCGAGAGCCAGTCCCGTATCCTACTGACTTCGGCACCTGACCGTGCAGAAGAGCTGAAGGCTGCAGTAGCCGCTTACGGCGTACCTGTTGAGATCATTGGAACCGTTGGCGGGGACCGCCTGCGTGTTGATCTGGACGGATCGGCTGCACTGGATGAAGCCGTTACTGAACTCAAGACCATTTGGGAGGATGCTATTCCATGTCTTATGAAATAA